A region of the Peredibacter starrii genome:
CTTAGAAGTCTGGTAGTTCCAGTAAACAACTAGTGAAGGAGCAGCTCCTGCATTGATACGGCAGTGGTTAGCTGTCATGAAAAACGGAGTTTTATCATTGTTAGTATTGTTAACCATGAAGCCAGTACAGAAAGTTGAACCACCTGTAGAGATAACACCTACAGAGTTAACTTCTTGTTCCCATCCTCTTGATTCAGTACAAGCAACATCAATGTTACAGCTTCCTGCTTTTTGTGTTGATTGACCGAAAGTTCTGAAACCCTGGCCAACTTGACCAAGCTCGATTTCAACCTGGCCAACAACTTCTGCTGGAGCTGAAACTTCGATGATCACGTCATCACTCATGATAACTGGAGTCCAAAGTTCCTTGGCAGCATTGTTGTCTGCTGAAGTGAATGGACGGATGAACTCAGAGCGATCGGCTGAATAAATGTTCAGCTCAGCACCTTCCGGAAGATTAAACTTTGAGAAACCAAAGTTTAACGAAACAGCGTTTGGAGCTGTCACTTGGTGTGTCCACACGTATCCACCCTTGGCCTTTTCCCAAGATGGCTTAATAGATACTTTGTGAGGAACAGCGAAACGAGGGGCCTCGCCCTTCTTTTCACGTTGAACTTCGAAGTCATGTAATGATTTTACATCTAATGGCTGGAAGTAAGATGAACCTGCGAAGGCTTCAAAAGATAGGCCTAGAATGGCCATAACGGCTAATAGTCTCATGTCTCCTCCTTGAGAAACGTCAGTAATAAAACTGTAGAAATTTATTTTTGGTATGCCATCTTACATTTACTCTCATTGGAAAATGTAATCATTGATTAAAATTGTCGTGATTAGATTAATTCATAGATAAATAGTTTTTTTCTCTCTAAGATATCTCGTCATGAAAATATTTTTATTTCTCACGCTCTTTGTTTTTCACTGTGCTCAAGCACAGGATTTTTTCTCATTTCTCGCACCTAACACACCTCAAACTTCACTTGAACTTGAAGGCGGCTATTCGCCGATGAGTGACATTGATGGCGGAAGAGATCAGACGCAGGTCATGCCTACGGCCGTAGGGGCAAATCAAAAAGTTTACGATGAAGGAAAAAACCTGGTGACGCTTGGAGGGAAATGGCAAAAGCTTGATCTCTCGGCTCGGTCGAATCAGTTGAATGATTTTTACAATATTCAAGGAAGCATCGGTTATAGACGGATGCTTGAAAATGATAACTTCGCTTTCACAACGATTAGTTATGGTTCGGCATCGGATCGACCTTTTAAAAGCAATCGCGATAACACTATAAGTGCGAACTACATTCAGAAATTCAATCAGAAGTGGCTCGGACTTGTGAACTATTCAAACAACCGAACTTTCTTAAACAATGTTCCGTTACCGGGATTTCTTTATGTCAAAGAAATGACAAGAGAAAGAGCGATGATTATCGGATTCCCGATTTTTTACTGGATGACCCCTGTTGGAGAAAATTTTTCTTTCCGTTATTTCGGGATTCTTCCTTGGACTCACAGAGCAAAGTTTCTTTATACCAAGTATAAATTTCTTCTTCCTTACATCGGTTACGAGCAAGCTCCTCAGACTTATTTCAGAGATGATCGAGAGAAAAAAAGAGATCGTTTCTTCTGGTTTGAGAGACGAGTAGGTGCAGGGTTTGAGGGCGGTCTGTCTCGTGCATTCCGATTTGACTTTTTCACTGGCTGGGCCTTTGACCGTCAATTCTATGAAGCACGTAACTTCTCAGAAAAGAAGAACTTCCTTCTCAATTTAGAGAGTGCTCCATTCGTTCAATTGAATCTCAAATACGCTTTTTAACACAATCGTTACAATTTGTTACAATCCATAATATAGACAGGGTCTCGCAAGAGACCCTATACTTAACCAAGTTAACAATTGCCATGGTTGAGTATGTTGTCCAAATCCATCCTCTCGGTTGTTCCATTATCTATTAGAACCATACGCCGCCTTACCGCCGCGGCGATTACCGTTCCATTATCTTTTCAGCAACTCCGAGTTTTGATTTTAATCAGGGAAGGCAAGGGACAGACCGAAATGGCGGACCTTCTACAGGTTTCGACTGCCGCCATCTCTAAAATGATTAGCCAGCTTGAAAGCAAGAAATATGCCTTACGCACTCCTGGTAAAGACCGCCGTTCTTTGGATATCAAGCTTACGGCCGAAGGCACTAAGGTCCTGAATAAGGTCTTTGGGAAATTAGAAAATCAATTTGAAAAAAATATTAAACGATTATCAAAACAAGAACAGACTGATCTTGGAAAAGGTCTTCTGGTTCTTGAAAAACTAATGGGATTTGTGAATGAAGTATAGACTAACGTTATCTCTCTTCCTCATGTCTTCCATGGCCTCTGCCGCCCCTTTGACTTTAAAAGAGTCATTTGAGGCCGCCAGAAAGAACATGGAAACTCTTAAGCGGGCCGATGCAACCATCACTCGCAATGAAGAAACTGAAAATCGTGCGAAGGCAACGATCCTGCCTAACATTAGTGGTGTAGGTTCATACACCAGAATTGATCCACCCAATGCGGCCGGAAATTCTCCCTTCCTACTAACAAGACAGTACTCGGCGGCCTTGAGACTTACTCAGCCGCTTCTTCGTGGTGGTTCAATTGCCGCTTATCAAGTGGCCAAAGAAAACGTTCTTCTGGCCAGATTCCAAAAAGAAGCAAGTGAACTGAACCTTTATCAATTGGTGATTAACTCCTACTACAATCTTCATATCGCCCAGGTTGATGTCTTAAATCTTCAGGAGTTTTTGAAACTCACTAAAGAGCGTGTGAAAGAACTTCGTGAAAGAACAGCGATTGGTCGTTCACGTCGTGGAGAGTTGGTTGAAGCTGAGGCCCAGGAGAAATCGGCCGAATCTCAACTTCAAGCGGGACTTATTAGTCTCCAGCAAGCGGAAGTGACGTTCGAATTCTATACAAGAATGAAGCCGGGGGAGATCGCAACACTTGGAAATGTTCCTAAGCTTCAAATGAGCTCGCAGGAATATTTAAATAAAGTAAAAGGTCGTCCGGACATCATGGCCGTGAATCAGCAGGTTCGTGTTGCCGATCGCCAAATTGAAGTGTCTCGCGGTGGTCACTTACCTTCATTAGATCTAACCAGTAACTATTACTTCGACCGCACCGGTGTATTATCAACTTCTGACTGGGACGTTGGGCTGGCGGTTGTTGTTCCTCTTTATCAAGGGGGCGGAGTGCAGGCGGCGGTTCGTGAAGCAGTTGAAGCAAAACGCATTGCTGAGTTAACCAGCTCTGAGACTGTTCGTGCGGCCGAAAGAGATATGATGATCAGTTATCAAAATCTTTCACAGTTGATGATTCAACTTGAAGCAGTTAAAGGTGCCTACAGTAAAGCTGAAGAGGCCTATAAGCTGAATAAGAGAGACTACCAGTATGGACTTGTGACGAACTTAGATGTTCTTCAGTCACTAAACTACTTTATTGAGAGTAAGCGTACTTACAACACTCTCAGTATCATGGCCCATATGAACTATAAAAACCTTGAAGCTCTTACTGGAGTTCTCCCATGAGTTTATCCGATATTTCGATTCGTAAACCGGTCTTCGCCTGGATGCTCATGGCCGCCATGATCATCTTTGGTTACATCTCCATGAGAAAGATGGGTGTGTCCCAGATGCCAGACGTGGATTTTCCGGTGGTAAACGTTTCTGTTATTTATGAAGGTGCTGCGCCGGAAGTAATGGAACTAGATGTAATTGATCCAATTGAATCTGCGGTTCTTTCGGTAGAAGGTGTAAAAAACGTTACCTCAACCGCTCGTCTTGGTACGGCCAATATTTCAGTTGAGTTCAACCTTAATAAGAACATTGATGTGGCGGTGTCTGAGATTGAATCGAAGATTAACCAGGCCGCTCGACTTCTTCCGGATGATATTGATCCTCCGACCATTTCAAAAGTTAACCCGGACGACCGTCCGATTATGTTCCTTGCGGTTGCTGCTCCTGAGATGTCACGTAAAGACCTTATGGCCTATACTCGTGACGTCCTTAAGGACAAGTTCCAGACTGTATCTGGCGTGGCAGACGTTTTCCTTGCAGGTTACATCGATCCGAACCTTCGTGTTTGGGCCTTCAATGAAAAACTCAATAAGCTAGAGCTTACAGTTAATGATGTTATCGGTGCAGTTCAGGCCGAACACAAAGAATCTCCGTCAGGATTTATTGAAGATCCTTTTAAAGAAAAAAACGTTCGTACACTCGGTGAAGCAACTTCGGTTTCAGAATTTAAAAAACTTCCGATTATCCGTCGTGGCGGATCTCCTAACTTCATGCCAGTGTTTCTCGATCAAGTGGTTGATGTTGAAGAGGGGATTGCTGACGTCCGTCGTATCTCTCGATCAAACGGCAAAAACGCTCTTGGTCTTGGTATCCGTAAACAGCGTGGTACCAACACAATGGCGGTCGCTGATGGTGTAAAAAAGAAGATGGAAGAACTTCAGAAAGATCTTCCGCCTGGAATGGAGCTTTATGTGAACTTCGATACCACGAAGTTCATTGATGAGTCGATTCACGAATTGACCTTTAACTTGATCCTCTCATCGATTCTGACTGCAATTGTCTGCTGGTTGTTCCTCGGTTCATTCTCGGCCACGATCAACGTTATTCTGGCGATTCCGACATCAATTCTGGGTGCCTTCGTTATTCTGAAGTACCTGAACTTTACTCTCAATACCTTTACCCTCCTGGCCCTTTCACTTTCGATTGGTATCGTAGTGGATGACGCCATCATGGTTCTGGAGAATATTTTCCGTCACCACGAGATGGGAAAAAATCGTGTTGATGCTTCCCGCGATGGAGCAAATGAAATTTCCTTCGCCGCTCTTGCCGCAACAGTGGCGATTATGGCGATCTTCCTTCCAGTGGCCTTCATGGATGGTATCATTGGTAAGTACTTCTTCCAGTTCGGTATCACAATTTCAGTGGCCGTAGGTCTTTCATATATTGAGGCGCTGACTCTGACCCCGATGCGTACCAGTCAGTTTATGGAAGAAGTAGGTCGTACTTCTAAAATTGGTGCGGCCGTGGATAAGTTCTTCGAAAAGCTTATTCATTTCTACACAAACATTCTTCGTACATGTTTGAATCACAGAGTGATCCTACTTTTGGGATCGACCGTCTTCTTCGCCGTTTCATTCGGCGTGGTGAAGTTCCTTCCAAAAGAATTCGTGCCGGTTCAGGATACTTCGAACTTCATGATGCGCGTGAAGACACCAGATGGTTCATCTCTTGAGTACACGGACAAGCACACTCGTGAAGTTGAAAAATACCTTATGTCTCGTGGTGAAGTTCTTCGTTACTTCGTGGCAGTAGGGGGCTTTGGCGGAAGTATGGAGGCCAACTCGGCGAACCTTTTCGTGACTCTTAAAGAGCCAAAAGATCGTCCAAAAACAAAAGATGGCAAGACTCCTTATCAGCCGGATCTGTTAAATGAGTTCCGTGCTCACTTCAAAGAATTCAAAGGTGCGAAGGTTTTCGTTCAAGATACTTCTCAGTCTGGTTTCTCGGCCTCTGGTCGTGGTTTCCCGGTTGAATTCACTCTTATCGGTCCAAACTGGCCGACACTTATCAAGGCCGCTCGTGATGTTATGGGCGAGATGAAAGAGTCTGGCTACTACGTGGATACTGATACTGACTTTAAAGAATCAGTAATGGAGATCCAGGTCTTCCCGGATCGTGATAAGGCCAAGCTTCGTGGTGTATCGGTTCAAGAAATTGGTACAACGATCAATGCGCTTATTGGTGGTGTGGTTATCGGTAAGTATTCTAAGGACGGTCACCGTAATGATATCCGTATTAAGATGGCCGATGCTTCTAAGAACAAGCTTGATGATCTTAAAAAGATCTATGTTCGTAACACTCGCGGAGAGTTGGTGAAACTTCTTGATGTGGTTGTGGTAAAAGAACTTCCAGGTGTTCAATCCGTGAACCGTCGTTCTCGTCAACGTGCGATTACAATTTTCTCAGGTGTTGCTCCAGGAAAGGCCCAGGGTGAAGCACTTGCAAAGGTCCGTGAGATTACCCAGAAGCATCTTCCGGCCGGTTACACTCTGATTGAATCAGGTTCAGCTGAAACATATAACGAGGCCTTCACGAGCTTAATTTTTGCTCTTCTCATGGGTATTGTGATTGCGTACATGGTTCTGGGAACTCAGTTTAATAGTTTCATCGATCCGATTACGGTTCTCACGGCCCTACCGTTCAGTTTCTCGGGTGCGTTCTTAGCACTTTATTTGATGGGTCAGTCGATCAATCTTTACTCGATGATTGGTTTAATTCTCCTCATGGGTATCGTGAAGAAAAACTCGATTCTCCTGGTGGATTTTACAAATCAGCGTCGTGAAGATGGACTAAGTGTTAAAGACGCTCTTATCGATGCGTGTCCAAAACGTCTTCGTCCGATTCTTATGACAACCATCGCGACCATTGCTGGTGCGATTCCCCTGGCCTTCTCTCTGGGTGCGGGTTCTGAAGCACTTAAGCCGATGGCCGTGGCAATTATCGGTGGTTGTATTGTTTCAACGGTTCTGACTCTCGTTGTAGTTCCTGCCTTCTACTCACTACTATCTCGCGAAAAGAAGGCCAGTCATTAATGTCTCATTGGTTAAAGGTGCATCCGAAAGGATGCACCCTTTCTCTTTATGTCCAACCGGGCGCCTCTCGTTCTGAGGTCTCGGGTCTACACGGCGACAGATTAAAAGTTAAAATCAAGGCTCCGCCTGTTGATGGTGAGGCGAATG
Encoded here:
- a CDS encoding efflux RND transporter permease subunit; translation: MSLSDISIRKPVFAWMLMAAMIIFGYISMRKMGVSQMPDVDFPVVNVSVIYEGAAPEVMELDVIDPIESAVLSVEGVKNVTSTARLGTANISVEFNLNKNIDVAVSEIESKINQAARLLPDDIDPPTISKVNPDDRPIMFLAVAAPEMSRKDLMAYTRDVLKDKFQTVSGVADVFLAGYIDPNLRVWAFNEKLNKLELTVNDVIGAVQAEHKESPSGFIEDPFKEKNVRTLGEATSVSEFKKLPIIRRGGSPNFMPVFLDQVVDVEEGIADVRRISRSNGKNALGLGIRKQRGTNTMAVADGVKKKMEELQKDLPPGMELYVNFDTTKFIDESIHELTFNLILSSILTAIVCWLFLGSFSATINVILAIPTSILGAFVILKYLNFTLNTFTLLALSLSIGIVVDDAIMVLENIFRHHEMGKNRVDASRDGANEISFAALAATVAIMAIFLPVAFMDGIIGKYFFQFGITISVAVGLSYIEALTLTPMRTSQFMEEVGRTSKIGAAVDKFFEKLIHFYTNILRTCLNHRVILLLGSTVFFAVSFGVVKFLPKEFVPVQDTSNFMMRVKTPDGSSLEYTDKHTREVEKYLMSRGEVLRYFVAVGGFGGSMEANSANLFVTLKEPKDRPKTKDGKTPYQPDLLNEFRAHFKEFKGAKVFVQDTSQSGFSASGRGFPVEFTLIGPNWPTLIKAARDVMGEMKESGYYVDTDTDFKESVMEIQVFPDRDKAKLRGVSVQEIGTTINALIGGVVIGKYSKDGHRNDIRIKMADASKNKLDDLKKIYVRNTRGELVKLLDVVVVKELPGVQSVNRRSRQRAITIFSGVAPGKAQGEALAKVREITQKHLPAGYTLIESGSAETYNEAFTSLIFALLMGIVIAYMVLGTQFNSFIDPITVLTALPFSFSGAFLALYLMGQSINLYSMIGLILLMGIVKKNSILLVDFTNQRREDGLSVKDALIDACPKRLRPILMTTIATIAGAIPLAFSLGAGSEALKPMAVAIIGGCIVSTVLTLVVVPAFYSLLSREKKASH
- a CDS encoding trypsin-like serine peptidase, with translation MRLLAVMAILGLSFEAFAGSSYFQPLDVKSLHDFEVQREKKGEAPRFAVPHKVSIKPSWEKAKGGYVWTHQVTAPNAVSLNFGFSKFNLPEGAELNIYSADRSEFIRPFTSADNNAAKELWTPVIMSDDVIIEVSAPAEVVGQVEIELGQVGQGFRTFGQSTQKAGSCNIDVACTESRGWEQEVNSVGVISTGGSTFCTGFMVNNTNNDKTPFFMTANHCRINAGAAPSLVVYWNYQTSKCGGARDGKMTDFQTGSVLLATGTKSDFTLVRLNSQPRPEWNVNFAGWDATETGHDSPSTAIHHPNVDEKSISFDNDRAVLSSYSGQSSPGDGTHVRVIDWDKGTTEPGSSGSPLFNSSHRVVGQLHGGGAACGNDLSDYYGRLNTSWKGDGTKGGSLKDHLDPNKTGRMVTDTI
- a CDS encoding TolC family protein, translating into MKYRLTLSLFLMSSMASAAPLTLKESFEAARKNMETLKRADATITRNEETENRAKATILPNISGVGSYTRIDPPNAAGNSPFLLTRQYSAALRLTQPLLRGGSIAAYQVAKENVLLARFQKEASELNLYQLVINSYYNLHIAQVDVLNLQEFLKLTKERVKELRERTAIGRSRRGELVEAEAQEKSAESQLQAGLISLQQAEVTFEFYTRMKPGEIATLGNVPKLQMSSQEYLNKVKGRPDIMAVNQQVRVADRQIEVSRGGHLPSLDLTSNYYFDRTGVLSTSDWDVGLAVVVPLYQGGGVQAAVREAVEAKRIAELTSSETVRAAERDMMISYQNLSQLMIQLEAVKGAYSKAEEAYKLNKRDYQYGLVTNLDVLQSLNYFIESKRTYNTLSIMAHMNYKNLEALTGVLP
- a CDS encoding MarR family winged helix-turn-helix transcriptional regulator, which produces MADLLQVSTAAISKMISQLESKKYALRTPGKDRRSLDIKLTAEGTKVLNKVFGKLENQFEKNIKRLSKQEQTDLGKGLLVLEKLMGFVNEV
- a CDS encoding DUF167 domain-containing protein — translated: MSHWLKVHPKGCTLSLYVQPGASRSEVSGLHGDRLKVKIKAPPVDGEANEALIEFIAETLEIPKRSVHLTQGETSRQKTILVEMAVENVRAIIKD